A stretch of the Medicago truncatula cultivar Jemalong A17 chromosome 5, MtrunA17r5.0-ANR, whole genome shotgun sequence genome encodes the following:
- the LOC112422119 gene encoding uncharacterized protein, translating to MSQDHRKLNYKLISQSIKTLVHADASVTPKLIIAHIKEKFNYTTTYRKAWLAKNAAIESIYGKWEESYNDLPQWLNVMKETMTGTVFDLKTQIGENGETQFHRLFWVFYPCINGFKYCKPVVHVDGTWLYGKYKGTLLLAVAQDGNNKTISIAFALVEGETKEGWSFFLKNLRRHVTKGIYVCMVSDRHESIKSAFNDPRNGWQATGSAHVYCIRHIKQNFMRTIKDGDLKDVVNNMGYALNVPLFNYYRGVIQEANQRALDWVDNIPKEKWTQAYDEGRRWGHMTSNIVESWNSVFKGTRNLPVTPIVQSTYYRLACLFADRAQKAFARVGSGDLFSEYCQNAIQDDIVKSNTHHVEQFHRERYTFSVRETVNYREGRPMGTFKVDLRAGWCDCGKFQALHLPCSHVIAACSSFRHDYTTLIPPVFKNESVYSIYNTAFKVVHDKSYWLPYDGPVLCHNPNMRRLKKGRPNSTRISTEMDEEVVERTPTPRRCGLCRHTGHIRRNCPSLNNR from the exons ATGTCGCAGGATCATCGCAAGCTCAACTACAAGCTTATAAGCCAAAGCATCAAAACACTTGTGCATGCGGATGCCTCGGTAACGCCAAAATTGATCATTGCGCACATTAAAGAAAAGTTTAACTACACAACCACGTATCGAAAGGCGTGGTTAGCAAAGAACGCTGCCATCGAATCTATTTACGGGAAATGGGAGGAATCATATAATGATCTTCCGCAATGGTTGAATGTGATGAAGGAGACAATGACAGGGACCGTCTTCGATTTAAAAACGCAGATTGGCGAGAATGGAGAGACACAATTTCATCGTCTATTTTGGGTCTTCTATCCATGCATCAATGGGTTTAAGTATTGCAAACCAGTTGTCCATGTCGACGGGACGTGGTTGTATGGCAAGTacaaaggaacattgttgcTTGCGGTAGCACAAGATGGAAACAACAAAACGATTTCAATTGCCTTTGCGCTTGTCGAAGGTGAGACAAAGGAGGGctggagtttttttttgaaaaatctaagaagGCACGTCACAAAGGGAATATATGTCTGCATGGTCTCCGACAGACATGAATCAATTAAAAGCGCATTCAATGACCCAAGGAATGGTTGGCAAGCAACTGGTTCAGCTCATGTGTACTGCATTCGACACATTAAGCAGAATTTCATGAGGACAATCAAAGATGGTGATCTTAAGGATGTTGTCAATAATATGG GATATGCCCTAAACGTACCCTTGTTCAATTACTATCGTGGTGTAATCCAGGAGGCAAATCAGCGTGCATTAGATTGGGTGGACAATATTCCGAAAGAAAAGTGGACTCAAGCATATGATGAGGGTCGACGATGGGGCCACATGACAAGCAACATCGTTGAGTCGTGGAACTCTGTGTTTAAGGGAACACGCAACCTACCTGTTACACCTATAGTTCAATCAACCTACTATAGGCTGGCATGTCTCTTTGCTGATAGGGCTCAAAAAGCGTTTGCAAGGGTAGGTTCCGGAGATTTGTTCAGTGAATATTGCCAAAATGCGATTCAGGATGACATTGTTAAGTCCAACACCCATCATGTCGAACAGTTTCACCGAGAAAGGTATACCTTCTCAGTCCGTGAGACCGTCAACTACAGGGAGGGAAGGCCAATGGGAACTTTCAAAGTGGACCTACGAGCGGGGTGGTGTGATTGTGGGAAATTTCAAGCTTTACATTTGCCATGTTCTCATGTCATAGCCGCGTGTTCTTCATTTCGCCATGACTACACAACCCTTATTCCACCTGTGTTCAAAAACGAGAGTGTTTACTCCATCTACAACACAGCCTTCAAAGTAGTCCACGACAAGAGTTATTGGCTTCCATACGACGGTCCCGTGCTTTGCCATAATCCAAACATGCGAAGACTAAAGAAAGGTCGACCCAATAGTACCCGCATAAGCACTGAAATGGACGAGGAGGTGGTGGAGAGGACTCCGACACCGAGACGGTGTGGGTTGTGTCGGCATACCGGTCATATTAGGAGAAATTGTCCGAGTTTAAATAATCGGTAG